Proteins encoded together in one Candidatus Dependentiae bacterium window:
- the metG gene encoding methionine--tRNA ligase, translating to MSKKWYVTTPIYYVTAKPHLGSLYSTLLADVIARWKKLQGREVFFLTGTDEHGQKVAQAAEQAGKEPKEFIDGFIGAYKDAWHKYGIEYSYFIRTTDDYHVKAVQQWLKYLQEKGSIYKGEYTGWYCTPCETFITSQEDSPLCSSCGRPTEYVTEETYFFKLSVYQDKLLKFYKDNPNFIVPKARANEVINFVKEGLKDLSISRTTVTWGIPFPDDEKHVSYVWADALNNYITAVGYGNKYRQSDFQKWWPADTHVMGKDIVRFHAVYWPAFLLASGLPLPKQLLVHGWIKTNNKKMSKSLGNVVDPMELYTTYGPDQVRYYLLRHMAITQDGDFTIKHLEEVITTDLANNLGNLLNRTIALAEKNQVFDIKAPEVWHKGAIDLRDECLNMLEDVHEYMDEYLFHMALARAAKYISSVNAYFHLQEPWKLAKIDKDLFNEALSAVCHSLYVVAIILWPTMPHKMPELLKALGSAFDLRNNTIEKLELGMWNKEFMLHKTEEPLFIKPYSTEATKDRPNYEGKTEEKKSFGLSNENVIDIKDFAKVHLVVGTIMKCEIVEKSEKLLKLTVNCGQYGVRQILSGVRKYFMPEDMINKQGVFVVNLKPRKMMDMISEGMMLLADDGRGNLQMMMPGNPVPNGTQLK from the coding sequence ATGAGTAAAAAATGGTATGTCACCACACCAATTTATTATGTAACTGCAAAACCACATTTGGGTTCTTTATATTCAACATTGTTGGCTGATGTGATAGCACGCTGGAAAAAATTACAGGGTCGAGAAGTATTTTTTTTAACTGGTACAGACGAGCATGGGCAAAAAGTTGCGCAAGCAGCAGAGCAAGCAGGTAAAGAACCAAAAGAGTTTATTGATGGTTTTATTGGTGCATACAAGGATGCATGGCATAAATATGGCATCGAATATTCTTATTTTATTCGTACTACTGATGATTATCATGTAAAAGCAGTGCAACAATGGCTCAAATACTTACAAGAAAAAGGTTCCATTTATAAAGGCGAGTATACAGGCTGGTATTGTACACCATGTGAAACATTTATAACATCTCAAGAAGATAGTCCGTTATGTTCTTCATGTGGGCGGCCAACTGAGTATGTTACAGAAGAGACCTACTTTTTTAAACTCTCTGTATACCAAGATAAATTACTCAAATTTTACAAGGATAATCCAAACTTTATCGTGCCAAAAGCACGCGCGAATGAAGTCATTAATTTTGTGAAAGAGGGCTTAAAAGACTTAAGTATTTCTCGTACAACTGTGACATGGGGAATTCCATTTCCTGATGATGAAAAACATGTTTCATATGTGTGGGCTGATGCATTGAATAATTATATTACTGCTGTTGGATATGGTAATAAATATCGCCAAAGTGATTTCCAAAAATGGTGGCCTGCAGATACGCATGTAATGGGTAAAGACATTGTACGTTTTCATGCCGTTTATTGGCCAGCATTTTTACTTGCTTCTGGTTTACCATTGCCAAAACAACTTCTGGTGCATGGGTGGATTAAAACAAATAATAAAAAAATGTCTAAATCGTTGGGTAATGTTGTTGATCCAATGGAATTGTATACTACCTATGGTCCAGATCAGGTGCGTTACTATTTATTACGCCATATGGCAATTACACAAGATGGTGATTTTACCATTAAGCATCTTGAAGAAGTGATTACAACTGATCTAGCAAATAATCTGGGTAATTTATTAAATCGTACTATTGCATTAGCAGAAAAAAATCAAGTGTTTGATATTAAAGCACCTGAAGTTTGGCATAAAGGTGCCATTGACTTGCGTGATGAATGTTTGAATATGCTAGAAGATGTGCATGAATATATGGATGAGTATTTATTCCATATGGCGCTTGCTCGTGCTGCTAAGTATATTAGTAGTGTCAATGCGTATTTTCATTTGCAGGAACCGTGGAAGCTGGCAAAAATAGACAAGGATTTGTTTAATGAAGCTTTAAGTGCGGTGTGCCATTCATTGTATGTTGTTGCTATTATTCTGTGGCCGACGATGCCGCACAAGATGCCTGAGTTGCTAAAAGCTCTTGGTTCTGCGTTTGATTTGAGAAATAATACAATAGAGAAACTTGAGCTTGGTATGTGGAATAAGGAATTTATGTTACATAAAACTGAAGAGCCATTATTTATAAAGCCTTACTCCACTGAAGCTACGAAGGACAGGCCCAATTATGAAGGAAAAACAGAAGAAAAAAAGTCTTTTGGATTGAGTAATGAGAATGTCATTGATATTAAAGACTTTGCAAAAGTACATCTTGTGGTTGGTACAATTATGAAATGTGAGATTGTAGAAAAATCAGAAAAATTATTAAAACTGACTGTGAATTGTGGCCAGTATGGTGTGCGTCAAATTCTTTCTGGTGTTCGTAAATATTTTATGCCGGAAGACATGATCAATAAACAAGGTGTTTTTGTGGTGAACCTAAAACCGCGCAAAATGATGGACATGATTTCAGAGGGTATGATGTTGCTTGCCGATGATGGCCGAGGTAATTTGCAAATGATGATGCCGGGTAACCCTGTACCTAATGGAACACAACTAAAATAA